Proteins from one Luteolibacter yonseiensis genomic window:
- the nrfD gene encoding NrfD/PsrC family molybdoenzyme membrane anchor subunit: MASTSHHATENHTGVKLPVLEREKLILSGRSYHWITERICGVLENRQPLLWWLLFIPSALIAMIGVGGGLTYLVSTGVGVWGMSNRVFWGFDITNFVFWIGIGHAGTLISAVLFLTRQNWRTSINRAAEAMTIFAVMCAGIFPAFHVGRVWFAWFLAPVPNANEIWQNFKSPLLWDVFAVSTYFTISLIFWYLGMVPDLATIRDRCKPGLRKVLYGIFALGWRGGNRQWSHYEMAYLLLAALSTPLVLSVHSVVSFDFATSVVPGWHTTIFPPYFVAGAIFGGFAMVLTIMVPARFIYGLHDVITMKHIDNMAKIILLTGTIVGYAYLMELFVAFYSGAIYEMDAFKFRIAGPYWWAYAAMMSLNVLSPQVFWFKACRENLWVIMVVAMCVNVGMWYERFVIICTTLARMFLPGDWKTYSPSGVELMTFVGTIGLFLALFLMFLRFLPCINIAEVKWTLLESDPHFDDYEEHPDHGVVKEAAYQKELVSTK, translated from the coding sequence ATGGCTTCCACTTCCCACCACGCGACTGAGAACCACACCGGAGTGAAACTTCCGGTGCTTGAGCGCGAAAAGCTCATCCTGAGCGGTCGTTCGTATCATTGGATCACCGAGCGCATCTGCGGCGTTCTTGAGAACCGCCAGCCGCTGTTGTGGTGGCTGCTGTTCATCCCCTCCGCGCTGATCGCCATGATCGGCGTGGGCGGCGGCCTGACCTACCTCGTTTCCACCGGTGTCGGTGTGTGGGGCATGTCGAACCGGGTGTTCTGGGGCTTCGACATCACGAACTTCGTGTTCTGGATCGGTATCGGCCACGCCGGAACGCTGATTTCCGCGGTCCTGTTCCTGACCCGGCAGAACTGGCGGACGTCCATCAACCGCGCGGCGGAGGCGATGACGATCTTCGCGGTGATGTGCGCGGGCATCTTCCCCGCCTTCCACGTCGGCCGTGTGTGGTTCGCCTGGTTCCTCGCTCCGGTGCCGAACGCCAATGAAATCTGGCAGAACTTCAAGTCGCCGCTGCTGTGGGACGTGTTCGCGGTTTCCACCTATTTCACCATCTCGCTGATCTTCTGGTACCTGGGCATGGTTCCCGACCTCGCGACCATCCGCGACCGTTGCAAGCCCGGCCTGCGCAAGGTCCTCTACGGCATCTTCGCCCTCGGCTGGCGCGGCGGCAACCGCCAGTGGAGCCACTATGAAATGGCGTATCTCCTCCTCGCCGCGCTTTCCACGCCGCTCGTGCTTTCCGTGCACTCCGTCGTTTCCTTCGACTTCGCGACCTCGGTCGTCCCCGGCTGGCACACCACCATCTTCCCTCCCTACTTCGTGGCGGGTGCGATCTTCGGTGGCTTCGCGATGGTGCTCACGATCATGGTCCCGGCCCGTTTCATCTACGGCCTGCACGACGTGATCACGATGAAGCACATCGACAACATGGCGAAGATCATCCTGCTGACCGGCACGATCGTCGGCTACGCCTACCTGATGGAGCTCTTCGTCGCCTTCTACTCCGGCGCGATCTACGAAATGGACGCCTTCAAGTTCCGGATCGCCGGTCCATACTGGTGGGCCTACGCGGCGATGATGTCGCTGAACGTGCTTTCCCCACAGGTGTTCTGGTTCAAGGCCTGCCGTGAGAACCTCTGGGTCATCATGGTGGTAGCGATGTGCGTGAACGTCGGGATGTGGTACGAGCGCTTCGTCATCATCTGCACCACGCTCGCCCGGATGTTCCTTCCCGGCGACTGGAAGACCTACTCGCCGTCCGGCGTGGAGCTGATGACCTTCGTCGGCACCATCGGTCTGTTCCTCGCGCTGTTCCTCATGTTCCTGCGCTTCCTGCCCTGCATCAACATCGCGGAAGTGAAGTGGACGCTGCTGGAGTCCGACCCGCATTTCGACGACTACGAAGAGCACCCGGACCACGGCGTGGTCAAGGAGGCCGCCTATCAGAAGGAGCTCGTCTCCACCAAGTAA
- a CDS encoding c-type cytochrome produces the protein MDPSRDNPIVRFTTFWWGIGTFFIFAALLAVIWLFARSEPETLEDAAAKPRYATKAKIDAAQAAALPDAAIEAAVPVVAQKLAASKPVAVEVPGQIVPGSETAKKLADAPKVDTSAIDKATAAADTPIDPAQMEAGKAEYMICGACHGQNGEGTPAGPPLAGSEWVTGPVSNLVLIQMRGLTGPITVAGKEYTFPAGMFPLGLGDKQIADVLTYIRNSFGNKASAVTVEQVTPLRGEVGKPQLTEAELTKP, from the coding sequence ATGGACCCATCCCGCGACAATCCGATCGTCCGCTTCACCACTTTCTGGTGGGGTATCGGCACCTTTTTCATCTTCGCCGCGCTGCTGGCCGTGATCTGGCTGTTCGCCCGATCCGAGCCGGAGACGCTTGAGGACGCCGCCGCGAAACCGCGCTACGCCACCAAGGCGAAGATCGACGCGGCGCAGGCCGCCGCGCTGCCGGACGCCGCCATCGAGGCCGCCGTGCCGGTCGTGGCACAGAAGCTCGCCGCCTCGAAGCCGGTGGCCGTGGAAGTTCCGGGGCAGATCGTCCCGGGTTCCGAGACCGCCAAGAAACTCGCCGACGCGCCGAAGGTGGACACCTCGGCGATCGACAAGGCGACCGCCGCCGCGGACACACCGATCGACCCGGCGCAGATGGAGGCCGGCAAGGCCGAATACATGATCTGCGGCGCCTGCCACGGCCAGAACGGCGAGGGGACTCCGGCCGGACCGCCGCTCGCCGGTTCCGAGTGGGTGACCGGACCGGTTTCCAACCTGGTGCTCATCCAGATGCGCGGCCTGACCGGCCCGATCACGGTGGCTGGCAAGGAATACACCTTCCCCGCCGGGATGTTCCCGCTCGGACTGGGTGACAAACAGATCGCCGATGTGCTTACCTACATCCGCAACAGCTTTGGCAACAAGGCGTCCGCCGTGACGGTCGAGCAGGTGACCCCGCTCCGTGGCGAGGTCGGAAAGCCGCAGCTCACCGAGGCCGAACTCACGAAACCGTAA
- a CDS encoding cbb3-type cytochrome c oxidase subunit II, producing MSFRTFILGLSASFGVAWLAIVVVPFIKMRNLAPIELNEATDGATGIFFPKRTGRVADGAQVYAENGCYLCHTQVVRPTYAGNDLYRPDWGGLKADPDRGDTRRETNAYDFFGEKFAQIGVSRMGPDLSNLGRRVESIYAKDGSATQWLYSYLYNPRHIPENYQSTCPSFSFLFHEQPVKGERNADALPYGGTDDTEIVPGPEVKALVSYLLSLKKDQAVPTVLNFAPDKGKAAKK from the coding sequence ATGAGCTTCCGCACTTTTATTCTCGGACTTTCGGCCAGCTTTGGCGTCGCCTGGCTTGCGATCGTCGTCGTGCCATTCATCAAGATGCGCAATCTGGCGCCGATCGAGCTGAATGAGGCGACGGACGGCGCGACGGGCATCTTCTTCCCGAAACGCACGGGCCGTGTGGCGGATGGCGCCCAGGTGTATGCGGAGAACGGCTGCTACCTCTGCCACACGCAGGTGGTGCGCCCGACGTATGCCGGAAACGACCTGTATCGCCCGGACTGGGGCGGCCTCAAGGCGGATCCGGACCGTGGCGACACCCGCCGCGAGACGAACGCGTATGATTTCTTCGGCGAGAAGTTCGCCCAGATCGGTGTTTCCCGGATGGGTCCGGACCTCTCGAACCTCGGCCGCCGCGTGGAGTCCATCTACGCCAAGGACGGTAGCGCGACGCAGTGGCTCTATTCCTACCTCTACAATCCGCGCCACATCCCCGAGAACTACCAGTCCACCTGCCCGTCGTTCTCCTTCCTTTTCCACGAGCAGCCGGTCAAGGGCGAGCGCAACGCGGACGCGCTGCCATACGGCGGCACCGACGACACGGAGATCGTGCCGGGCCCGGAGGTGAAGGCGCTGGTTTCCTACCTGCTCTCGCTCAAGAAAGACCAGGCCGTGCCGACGGTGCTGAACTTCGCACCTGACAAGGGCAAGGCCGCCAAGAAGTAA
- a CDS encoding TAT-variant-translocated molybdopterin oxidoreductase → MSKRIWHHPETPAGDHTVAWRSAGQLEDTAEFRQWMDREFPQGAAELSNPEVDETSRRSFLKLMGASTALAGFGMAACRRPESYIVPYTKAPEWVIPGKATYYASSMPRSGGATPLVVTTYEGRPTRVAPNNLHPDADGTDAFAQASVLDLYSPSRSKRVLKGGKAAKRADLDAVVAALAKDASAKVGFLFGTDDSPTRARLTKELAAKFSAAKFYQYEALSGESSIGDGVKLVADFSKADRILSLDCDFAETDNQGPVAAFFDRRKPEGKNYDSKPDASKMNRLYIVEAAFSLTGGMADHRLRVSPSQVTVVAAQIARALGVKTSVTASAPELKESEQIEWVNALAEDLKANAGKSLVVAGSRQPLALHILAYAINTALGNIGEGKPLAALQTETKGLGTLASLKSDIDSGAVETLILLTPGNPVYDAPADLKFAESFAKLKTSIHFGIRTDATAHASTWHVPVAHYLESWSDARSSRGTYTVVQPMILPLYPECVSELEILLALLSAEGKLLSGEGEKGAASPAYTAVRATFAALGGEGDVAWKKLLRDGFLADSVYPAATPTLRADVSAPSIPDAPKAESLEVIFATDSSVYDGRWIDNGWLQEAPDPISKITWDNAALIAPKTAKALGIYDDIITPEPVSSMIGIDGVAMNKFAKVGPDGEGENRKQPIIRIEVNGQSLEIAVLISFGQAENTIVIPLGYGQGYNADDELGRDTKNVGHVGHVGANTGFNAYPLRTAATSYFATGAKVSKTGKRYSVALTQEHSAMYGRALAREISTQEDVNKGDFSAQLANVAKQGNDSHAPSNISLYKPQSSSTFHPGKDGKPQSLLSDPLHQWGMSIDLSSCTGCNSCLIACQAENNIPIVGKEQVARGREMHWIRMDRYFATQDKYTDVNGKLQDTPEWVKDNPALVPQPVACVQCESAPCETVCPVNATIHTEDGLNAMAYNRCIGTRYCANNCPYKARRFNYFDYNKRNPLISHNLYKGPFGEKQVGEAPHLQRNPNVTVRMRGVMEKCTYCVQRLKDSVIRQKRGQKQEALVAGKPSTEMNVSVNTLRIPVDSVKVACQDACSAGAITFGNLLDGDKSVMVRSKHIERNYDLLNYIGTRPRTSYLARVKNPNPKMPDAIFIGKATVNMA, encoded by the coding sequence ATGAGCAAGCGCATTTGGCATCACCCCGAAACCCCAGCCGGCGATCACACGGTCGCATGGCGCAGTGCGGGCCAGTTGGAAGACACCGCCGAGTTCCGGCAGTGGATGGACCGCGAGTTCCCGCAGGGGGCCGCCGAACTTTCGAATCCCGAGGTGGATGAGACATCGCGCCGTTCGTTCCTGAAGCTGATGGGTGCGTCCACCGCGCTGGCCGGCTTCGGCATGGCCGCGTGCCGCCGCCCGGAGAGCTACATCGTCCCTTATACCAAGGCTCCCGAGTGGGTCATTCCGGGCAAGGCGACATACTATGCTTCCTCGATGCCGCGCTCCGGTGGCGCGACGCCTCTGGTGGTGACGACCTATGAGGGCCGTCCGACCCGCGTGGCTCCGAACAACCTGCATCCGGATGCCGACGGCACGGACGCCTTCGCCCAGGCCTCGGTGCTGGATCTCTACTCCCCATCGCGCTCGAAGCGGGTGCTGAAGGGTGGAAAAGCCGCCAAGCGCGCCGATCTGGACGCCGTGGTGGCCGCGCTGGCCAAGGACGCCTCCGCCAAGGTGGGCTTCCTCTTCGGCACGGACGACAGCCCGACCCGCGCCCGCCTGACGAAGGAGCTGGCCGCGAAGTTCTCCGCCGCGAAATTCTATCAATACGAAGCGCTCTCCGGCGAGTCCTCCATCGGTGACGGCGTGAAGCTGGTGGCCGATTTCTCGAAGGCCGACCGCATCCTTTCCCTCGACTGCGACTTCGCCGAGACGGACAACCAAGGCCCCGTGGCCGCGTTCTTCGACCGCCGCAAGCCGGAAGGCAAGAACTACGATTCGAAGCCGGACGCGTCGAAAATGAACCGCCTCTACATCGTGGAAGCCGCGTTCAGCCTCACCGGCGGCATGGCGGACCACCGTCTGCGGGTTTCGCCGAGCCAGGTGACCGTCGTCGCCGCGCAGATCGCCCGCGCGCTGGGGGTGAAGACCTCGGTGACCGCCTCCGCTCCGGAGCTGAAGGAGTCCGAGCAGATCGAGTGGGTGAACGCCCTCGCGGAAGACCTCAAGGCGAACGCCGGCAAGTCGCTGGTCGTCGCCGGTTCCCGCCAACCGCTCGCCCTCCATATCCTGGCCTACGCCATCAACACCGCCCTCGGCAACATCGGCGAAGGAAAGCCGCTGGCCGCGCTTCAGACCGAGACCAAGGGCCTCGGCACGCTGGCCTCGCTCAAGTCCGACATCGATTCCGGCGCGGTGGAGACGCTGATCCTGCTCACCCCGGGAAACCCGGTCTACGACGCACCGGCCGACCTGAAGTTCGCCGAGTCTTTCGCGAAGCTGAAGACCAGCATCCACTTCGGCATCCGCACGGATGCGACGGCGCACGCCTCCACCTGGCACGTGCCGGTCGCCCACTACCTGGAATCCTGGTCGGACGCCCGCAGCTCGCGCGGCACCTACACCGTGGTCCAGCCGATGATTCTCCCGCTCTATCCGGAGTGTGTTTCCGAGTTGGAAATCCTGCTCGCGCTGCTTTCCGCCGAGGGCAAGCTGCTCAGCGGTGAAGGTGAGAAGGGTGCCGCGTCGCCCGCCTACACCGCCGTCCGTGCGACCTTCGCCGCGCTTGGCGGGGAAGGGGATGTCGCTTGGAAGAAACTCCTGCGCGATGGTTTCCTCGCGGATTCGGTTTACCCGGCCGCCACTCCCACCCTGCGTGCGGACGTTTCCGCGCCGTCCATCCCGGACGCTCCGAAGGCCGAGTCGCTCGAAGTGATTTTCGCGACGGACTCCTCGGTTTACGACGGCCGCTGGATCGACAACGGCTGGTTGCAGGAAGCTCCCGATCCGATTTCCAAGATCACCTGGGACAACGCCGCGCTCATCGCGCCGAAGACCGCGAAGGCCCTGGGCATCTACGACGACATCATCACCCCGGAACCGGTCAGCTCGATGATCGGCATCGACGGTGTGGCGATGAACAAGTTCGCCAAGGTCGGACCCGATGGCGAAGGCGAGAACCGCAAGCAGCCGATCATCAGGATCGAGGTCAACGGCCAGTCGCTGGAGATCGCGGTGCTGATTTCCTTCGGCCAGGCGGAGAACACCATCGTCATCCCGCTCGGCTACGGCCAGGGCTACAACGCGGACGACGAACTGGGCCGCGACACGAAAAACGTCGGCCACGTCGGCCACGTCGGCGCGAACACCGGTTTCAACGCCTACCCGCTGCGGACCGCCGCCACTTCCTACTTCGCCACCGGTGCGAAGGTTTCCAAGACCGGCAAGCGTTACTCGGTGGCGCTCACGCAGGAGCACAGCGCCATGTATGGCCGCGCGCTCGCCCGTGAGATCTCCACCCAGGAGGACGTGAACAAGGGCGACTTCTCCGCGCAGCTCGCGAACGTGGCCAAGCAGGGCAACGACTCGCACGCCCCGAGCAACATCTCCCTCTACAAGCCGCAGAGCTCGTCCACCTTCCACCCCGGCAAGGATGGCAAGCCGCAGTCGCTGCTCAGCGACCCGCTCCACCAGTGGGGCATGTCGATCGACCTTTCCTCCTGCACCGGTTGCAACTCGTGCCTCATCGCCTGCCAGGCGGAGAACAACATCCCGATCGTCGGCAAGGAACAGGTCGCCCGCGGCCGCGAAATGCACTGGATCCGCATGGACCGCTACTTCGCCACGCAGGACAAGTACACCGACGTGAACGGCAAGCTCCAGGACACTCCGGAGTGGGTGAAGGACAACCCGGCGCTCGTTCCCCAGCCGGTCGCCTGCGTCCAGTGCGAATCCGCTCCTTGCGAAACCGTCTGTCCGGTCAACGCGACCATCCACACGGAAGACGGCCTGAACGCGATGGCCTACAACCGCTGCATCGGCACCCGCTATTGCGCGAACAACTGCCCTTACAAGGCCCGCCGTTTCAACTACTTCGATTACAACAAGCGCAACCCGCTCATCTCCCACAACCTCTACAAGGGGCCGTTCGGCGAGAAGCAGGTCGGCGAGGCGCCCCACCTCCAGCGCAACCCGAACGTCACCGTCCGGATGCGGGGTGTGATGGAAAAGTGCACCTACTGCGTGCAGCGCCTGAAGGACTCCGTCATCCGCCAGAAGCGCGGCCAGAAGCAGGAGGCTCTCGTGGCCGGCAAGCCATCCACCGAGATGAACGTCAGCGTCAACACGCTCCGCATTCCAGTGGACTCCGTGAAGGTGGCCTGCCAGGACGCATGCTCCGCCGGTGCCATCACCTTCGGAAACCTGCTGGACGGCGACAAGTCGGTGATGGTGCGCAGCAAGCACATCGAGCGGAACTACGATCTTCTCAACTACATCGGCACCCGCCCGCGCACCAGCTACCTGGCCCGCGTGAAGAACCCGAATCCGAAGATGCCGGACGCGATATTCATCGGCAAGGCGACCGTCAACATGGCATAA
- a CDS encoding cbb3-type cytochrome c oxidase subunit I, protein MSSASPTTTDQDALLRAGIDRSLRHPVMFFMTSGAAWLAVSIVLGIIASAKVHSPGFLSGCGWLTYGRVFPAHINAFIYGWGFQAAFAVIIWMMARLSRKECTAAGLILVAGHVWNLVVSAGLIGILSGNGTGMPWMEFPAFTWPVMLVTYFAIVIWSFIQFRVRPEGHVYISQWYILAAIVWFPWVFLTVNTLLHCLPGHPVMGAGINAWYKSALIFLFFTPVALGAAYYLAPKVTGRAVHSYSLAKLGFWSLAIIAPWAGMQKLTGAPIPYFLPYVGAAATALLFVPALAAALNLLRTMLGNPETMSASPSLRFTTAGLTGLLVLAFAAVVLNLPDSTLPLTQFSLSGYGFEILALYGFFTFVMFGAVYFIVPRVTRREWLSRRLISIHFLFSTYGIVTIALIALFGGLQQGIGQEDWQVPFQSAATRAYPYAVATTIAWIFILISNIFFFLHLTLMWLRLGRRSSHPTLLAADHGHAVSPHGEEGDIDNAGPGTASAAH, encoded by the coding sequence ATGTCATCTGCCTCTCCAACCACCACAGATCAGGATGCCTTGCTGCGCGCGGGGATTGATCGCTCGTTGCGCCATCCGGTGATGTTCTTCATGACCAGCGGTGCCGCGTGGCTCGCGGTTTCCATCGTCCTCGGGATCATCGCCTCGGCGAAGGTCCACAGCCCGGGATTCCTTTCGGGATGCGGTTGGCTGACGTATGGCCGTGTTTTCCCGGCGCACATCAACGCGTTCATCTACGGCTGGGGTTTCCAGGCGGCGTTCGCGGTGATCATTTGGATGATGGCGCGTCTTTCCCGCAAGGAGTGCACCGCCGCCGGGCTGATCCTCGTCGCCGGCCACGTCTGGAACCTGGTGGTCAGCGCCGGTCTGATCGGCATCCTTTCCGGCAACGGCACGGGCATGCCGTGGATGGAGTTCCCCGCCTTCACCTGGCCGGTGATGCTGGTGACGTATTTCGCGATCGTGATCTGGTCGTTCATCCAGTTCCGCGTGCGTCCCGAGGGCCACGTCTACATTTCCCAGTGGTATATCCTCGCCGCGATCGTCTGGTTCCCATGGGTGTTCCTCACGGTGAACACGCTTCTCCACTGCCTGCCGGGCCACCCGGTGATGGGTGCGGGCATCAACGCCTGGTACAAGTCCGCGCTGATCTTCCTCTTCTTCACACCGGTCGCGCTCGGCGCCGCCTACTACCTCGCTCCGAAGGTGACGGGCCGCGCGGTCCACAGCTACTCGCTGGCGAAGCTCGGTTTCTGGTCGCTCGCGATCATCGCTCCATGGGCGGGGATGCAGAAGCTGACCGGCGCGCCGATCCCTTATTTCCTTCCCTACGTGGGAGCCGCCGCCACCGCGCTGCTCTTCGTGCCGGCCCTCGCCGCCGCGCTGAACCTGCTGCGCACGATGCTGGGCAACCCGGAAACGATGTCCGCCAGCCCCTCGCTGCGCTTCACCACCGCCGGTCTCACCGGCCTGCTGGTGCTCGCCTTCGCCGCCGTGGTGCTGAACCTGCCGGACTCGACTCTGCCGCTCACCCAGTTCTCGCTCTCCGGCTACGGCTTTGAAATCCTCGCGTTGTATGGATTCTTCACCTTCGTGATGTTCGGCGCGGTGTATTTCATCGTCCCCCGCGTGACGCGCCGCGAGTGGTTGTCCCGCCGCCTGATCTCCATCCACTTCCTGTTCTCGACCTACGGCATCGTGACGATCGCGCTGATCGCGCTCTTCGGCGGTCTTCAGCAGGGCATCGGCCAGGAGGATTGGCAGGTTCCGTTCCAATCCGCCGCGACGCGCGCCTATCCGTATGCGGTGGCGACGACGATCGCCTGGATCTTCATCCTGATCTCGAACATCTTCTTCTTCCTGCACCTCACGCTGATGTGGCTGCGCCTCGGCCGCCGCAGCTCGCACCCGACGCTCCTCGCGGCGGACCACGGCCACGCCGTGAGTCCCCACGGTGAGGAAGGCGACATCGACAACGCCGGCCCCGGCACCGCCAGCGCCGCCCACTAA
- a CDS encoding DUF3341 domain-containing protein gives MSTTRKRVYGYLAEFKSASALYKGAEKIRDAGFKKWDCYSPYPIHGLDGAMGMKRSILPWFVFFGGMTGTATAFALAYTTQVVIYPTVVQSKPTNVFTVPAFFPIMFELTILFSGFTVLFGLLALMQLPRFNHPLFASRQFHRATDDGFFIAIEARDPKFSADGTRDLLASIGGANIELVEEEDA, from the coding sequence GTGAGCACCACCCGCAAACGCGTCTATGGCTATCTGGCCGAGTTCAAGAGCGCATCCGCCCTATACAAGGGCGCGGAGAAGATCCGCGACGCTGGATTCAAGAAATGGGACTGCTATTCCCCTTATCCGATCCACGGCCTCGACGGTGCGATGGGGATGAAGCGCTCGATCCTGCCATGGTTCGTCTTCTTCGGCGGCATGACGGGCACGGCGACGGCGTTCGCGCTGGCCTACACCACGCAGGTGGTGATCTACCCGACGGTGGTGCAGTCCAAGCCGACCAACGTTTTCACGGTTCCGGCGTTCTTCCCGATCATGTTCGAGCTGACGATCCTTTTCTCCGGTTTCACCGTGTTGTTCGGCCTGCTGGCGCTGATGCAGCTGCCGCGCTTCAACCACCCGCTTTTCGCCAGCCGCCAGTTCCACCGCGCGACGGATGATGGATTCTTCATCGCCATCGAGGCCCGCGACCCCAAATTCAGCGCCGACGGCACCCGCGACCTGCTCGCGTCGATCGGCGGAGCCAACATCGAACTCGTCGAAGAAGAGGACGCCTGA
- a CDS encoding cytochrome c3 family protein, translating to MANIFPRWSNLLPLKIAVCAGTAAAGVALAFAYYATPKTSVVGYQPSQPIPFSHKIHVDQIGLDCRYCHSFVDVAGHSNVPTGNTCWNCHQHVQRDSPKLAPLHRSMDSTYAGYDGKPIEWVRVHKAPDYVYFNHSAHVNRGISCQSCHGDINKMEVVYQAESLSMGFCLECHRAPEKHLRPLEEVFNFSYDAETYLKNNPHLAQQGVKTTEDLGLKLKEQFKVNPKTSCATCHH from the coding sequence ATGGCAAATATTTTTCCTCGCTGGTCCAATCTACTGCCTCTCAAAATCGCTGTCTGCGCGGGGACCGCGGCGGCGGGCGTGGCACTTGCATTCGCTTATTACGCGACTCCGAAAACGTCTGTCGTCGGCTACCAGCCGTCGCAGCCGATTCCGTTCTCGCACAAGATCCACGTCGACCAGATCGGCCTGGACTGCCGTTACTGCCACTCGTTCGTGGATGTGGCGGGGCACTCGAACGTGCCGACGGGGAACACCTGCTGGAACTGTCACCAGCACGTCCAGCGCGACAGCCCGAAGCTCGCGCCGCTGCATCGCTCGATGGATTCCACCTACGCCGGCTACGATGGCAAGCCGATCGAGTGGGTGCGGGTGCACAAGGCCCCGGACTATGTCTATTTCAACCACTCCGCGCACGTGAACCGCGGCATTTCCTGCCAGAGCTGCCACGGCGACATCAACAAGATGGAGGTCGTCTACCAGGCGGAGAGCCTTTCGATGGGCTTCTGTCTGGAGTGCCACCGCGCGCCGGAGAAGCACCTGCGTCCGCTTGAGGAGGTCTTCAACTTCTCCTACGACGCGGAGACCTACCTGAAGAACAATCCGCACCTCGCACAGCAGGGGGTGAAGACCACCGAGGATCTCGGTTTGAAACTGAAGGAGCAATTCAAGGTCAACCCGAAGACCAGTTGCGCGACCTGCCACCATTGA
- a CDS encoding c-type cytochrome — protein sequence MRYFFLTYALIALLVVGIFGLRGQHFSKPPVRIFPDMDEQDKLRAQKPDAFFADGHGGRLPVTQTQPRGFNEEGAREIGGIPEYEFGGQTGYYYTGHVGDYFGTGMPEELELTEENAAALIHRGKERFGIYCAVCHGKSGDGQGMTSQYGVPGIANFHLDNFKADKYPDGRLFETITNGKGMMAAYGYNIPVRDRWAIIAYVRTLQTAKETPAKAN from the coding sequence ATGCGCTACTTTTTCCTCACCTACGCGCTCATCGCGTTGCTCGTCGTCGGAATCTTCGGGCTCCGGGGCCAGCACTTCAGCAAGCCGCCGGTCCGGATCTTCCCGGACATGGACGAGCAGGACAAGCTCCGCGCGCAGAAGCCGGACGCGTTCTTCGCGGACGGGCATGGCGGACGCCTGCCGGTCACCCAGACCCAGCCACGCGGCTTCAATGAAGAAGGCGCGCGCGAGATCGGCGGCATTCCTGAATACGAATTCGGCGGCCAGACCGGTTACTACTACACCGGCCACGTCGGCGACTACTTCGGCACGGGCATGCCCGAGGAGCTGGAGCTGACGGAGGAGAACGCGGCGGCGCTGATCCACCGCGGCAAGGAGCGCTTCGGCATCTACTGCGCGGTCTGCCACGGCAAGTCCGGAGACGGCCAGGGCATGACGAGCCAGTATGGCGTGCCCGGCATCGCGAATTTCCACTTGGACAACTTCAAGGCCGACAAGTATCCGGACGGCCGCCTGTTCGAAACCATCACCAACGGCAAGGGCATGATGGCCGCCTACGGCTACAACATCCCGGTCCGCGACCGCTGGGCGATCATCGCCTACGTCCGCACCCTGCAGACCGCCAAGGAAACCCCAGCCAAGGCTAACTAA